Below is a genomic region from Gillisia sp. Hel_I_86.
GCACGTGACCGCTAGTGGGATCCATTTTTCCAGAAAGGATGTTCAAAAAAGTAGATTTCCCGGCACCATTGGCACCAATAATTCCATATATATTTCCTTGTGTAAAGGCAGTATTTACCTCATCAAATAATATTCGTTTCCCAAATTGTACCGATAAATTAGAAACTGATAGCATATTTTTATATTTTCTTTCTGTAAATTTTTGCAAAAATAACCATTATTGTCCACCTGATAAAACATTAACGTTTTAATTAATCCTTTTAACGAGTGGTTAACACGAGGCAAATATCTCAAAATCTATATTTGTTCATTGCATACTATTTTTTGATTAAAAGGACATAGCAGAATTACCCCGAATGAAATTAAAATTATCCCTAATACTATTTATTTCTTTATTTATTCTCTCTTGTGACAAGAAAAATAAAACTTCTGAGGTTTTTCTTAAAGGTCAAATTGCCAATCCAAGCAGTGAATATGTGATAATTTCCAAAAACAACTTAGATATAGATACGTTGCGTTTGGATAACAACAACCAGTTTCAAGGTACTCTTAAGGGCATTAAAGCCGGCTTGTACCAATTTAGACATCCTCCAGAGAATCAAATAATATATTTAGAGCCGGGCGATAGTACGATGGTATGGTTAAACACCTTGGCCTTCGATGAATCTTTGAATTTCAGCGGAAAAGGTTCAGAAAAAAGTAATTTCCTCACCGATCTTTATCTCCTTAACCAACAGGACAACGATCTAATTTTATCTTACTATAAGTCAGATCCATCTGAATTTGCCAAAAAAACAGATTCCATAAGGGCTAATAGAAAGCAGAAACTGATGGATCTTGTAGAAAAAAGCGATATTTCACAGGATTTTTATGCAATTGCAAATTCCAGTATCAACTATGAGTATTACGATCTTAGGGAACGCTATGCCTTTTTAATTCGAAAATACAATCCGAGTTTAATAGGTAAGATACCAGCAGATTTTCATGAGTACAGAAATGAGGTTTCCTTTAATTATGTGGCTTTAGAGGATTCTTATGTCTATTTAAATTTTATAGATGATTTTTTAAGAACAAAAACTTTAGAAGATTGCGCTAAAACCAAACCATACGATAAAAATTGCACTAATTTAAATAGTTTCGAGAATATAAGGTACCAGATAGAATTGGTGGATTCCTTAATTCAGAATAAGAATATAAAAAATACGTTTTTGGATAGATTGGCCTCCCAAGGAATTATTTATTCCCAAAAGGCAGAAAATGTAGATTTGATCTTGAACTTGTTGAAAAAGATGGATTATTCTGGAAATATGAAAAAAGGAATAGCCCAGATGGCCAAGATCCAATCAGATTTTCTACCTGGGAATTCACTTGGCGAGAAGATCTATATAAATACACGCAAGGATACAGTTAAACTTAAAAGTTTTACTCGAAAGCCCATGATCACTTACCGTTGGAAAAGTTCTTCTCCATCGCATTATAAATGGCAACAGAAAATTATCAAGGACCTACAATTTAAATATCCAGAAGTGGCTTTTATTGGTATTAACCTAGATATGGACGGTTCCGATAAATGGATCGAAGTTATTAAAAACAATTCCTTCGATCCTAAATTACAATTTCAGGCCATTAAAATTCGGGTAGATGAAAATTTACTAAAGTATTACCTGAACAAATTAATTTTTATGGATTCCAAAGGCACGATTGCCCGAGGAGATCTTCAAATAAACACGCCAGATCTGGAAAATAAGATCTTGGAGTTTATAAGTCAACAGTAACTCCGTTTACTTTACTTCAATAAAAATCATTAAAAAAGCCTGAACATTAAATTGTTCAGGCTTTTCTTAAATCATAATATGCTTAAACCTAATTCCCTTTGTTATAATCTTCAAGGAATTTAGCCAAACCAATATCTGTAAGTGGGTGTTTTAACAGCCCTTCGATAGACGACAATGGCCCCGTCATGACGTCTGCTCCTAATTTCGCGCAATCTATCACATGCATGGTATGTCTTACAGAAGCTGCCAAGATTTGAGTTTCAAATTCGTAATTATCGTAGATCAATCTAATTTCCGCAATTAGGTTTAAACCATCAGTAGAAATATCATCCAGCCTCCCTATAAATGGAGAAACATAGGTTGCTCCCGCTTTAGCAGCTAATAAGGCCTGCCCTGCAGAAAACACCAAGGTGCAATTGGTTTTAATTCCTTTATCGCTAAAATATTTAATGGCCTTTATACCATCTTTAATCATAGGAACTTTCACTATAATTTGCTCGTGCAACTCGGCTAACTCCTCACCTTCCTTGATGATCCCATCATAATCTGTTGCAATAACCTCTGCGCTCACATCGCCATCTACAATATCACATATCTTTCTATAGTGTTTAAATATATTGTCCTTTCCGGTGATCCCTTCCTTGGCCATGAGCGACGGGTTTGTGGTAACCCCATCTAAAACCCCTAGATCTTGGGCTTCTCTAATCTGGTCAAGGTTTGCAGTATCAATAAAAAATTTCATAGTGTTGTGTTTAAATAAATTATGGTTATGTTTACTCGTTGCAAAATTACAATTTATAATGCTTTAGCAAGATTTTCTCATATAATTTGTCCGGAAGAATCCGCTTTAGGGCAATGGAGAATTTTTGTAAAGGTTCCCCAACTTTATAATGTCCCCTTGGCTTTGGGGTATTAATGATTTTATAGATCATCTTGGCCATAAGCTCTGGATCTTTACCTTCATCCACATGCTTGTTCATTATATCAAGCGTATTCTTATAGGCTTTTTTATATGGCGAAGCCTCTAAAACCGGAGCGTGGTACCTTCCAGCAGCAATATTCGTAGCAAAATCCCCTGGAGCCACATTGGTCATTTGAACATTAAAACCCTTTAATTCCATCCTAAAAGCTTCGGTGGTCAACTCTAAGGCTCCTTTGGTAGCTGAATATATTCCGCGATAA
It encodes:
- the fsa gene encoding fructose-6-phosphate aldolase is translated as MKFFIDTANLDQIREAQDLGVLDGVTTNPSLMAKEGITGKDNIFKHYRKICDIVDGDVSAEVIATDYDGIIKEGEELAELHEQIIVKVPMIKDGIKAIKYFSDKGIKTNCTLVFSAGQALLAAKAGATYVSPFIGRLDDISTDGLNLIAEIRLIYDNYEFETQILAASVRHTMHVIDCAKLGADVMTGPLSSIEGLLKHPLTDIGLAKFLEDYNKGN